From a region of the Paenibacillus sp. FSL R10-2734 genome:
- a CDS encoding small acid-soluble spore protein SspI, with amino-acid sequence MPVTIDLRQAIIHKVHGQSEEDLRHMIEGSVDGPEAALPGLGAVFEMIWKDLDTAKQDNLVSMLHDHLETITPGDITS; translated from the coding sequence ATGCCGGTTACTATTGACTTACGCCAGGCGATTATTCATAAAGTGCATGGTCAATCTGAAGAAGATTTGCGGCATATGATTGAAGGCTCGGTAGACGGACCGGAAGCAGCACTCCCGGGACTTGGCGCCGTGTTCGAAATGATATGGAAGGACTTAGATACCGCTAAACAAGATAATTTGGTTTCTATGCTGCATGATCACCTGGAGACGATTACTCCCGGGGATATCACATCTTAA
- a CDS encoding TrkA family potassium uptake protein: MAKKQYAIIGMGRFGSSVARALSGMGFDVLAIDADEQRTQEISNIVTYAVSADSTDEEALRALGIRNFDVVVVAIGEDIQASILTTLILKDLGVPAIIAKAKSELHGKVLGKIGADKVIYPERDMGTRVAHHLASPNILDYIELSPDYSILDMKVSGSMLGKNLQELDIRARFGCNVMAIRQGEEMNISPRAEDRLVDGDVLVIVGHKDNLTKLEIAYQ; the protein is encoded by the coding sequence ATGGCCAAAAAACAATATGCCATCATTGGTATGGGACGTTTCGGATCCAGTGTTGCAAGAGCGCTCAGCGGTATGGGGTTTGATGTACTTGCGATTGATGCAGACGAGCAGCGGACACAGGAGATTTCAAATATAGTAACATACGCCGTATCTGCAGATTCAACGGATGAGGAGGCGCTACGCGCACTAGGAATTCGCAATTTTGATGTGGTGGTTGTGGCAATTGGAGAGGACATCCAAGCAAGCATTCTGACAACTTTAATCCTGAAGGATCTTGGAGTGCCAGCAATTATCGCAAAAGCCAAAAGTGAGCTGCACGGAAAAGTATTAGGCAAAATTGGTGCGGACAAAGTGATTTACCCTGAACGGGATATGGGAACGAGGGTTGCTCATCATTTGGCTTCGCCTAATATATTGGATTATATTGAGCTGTCACCGGATTACAGTATTTTGGATATGAAGGTATCCGGTTCGATGCTCGGGAAAAATCTACAAGAGCTCGACATTCGGGCAAGATTTGGTTGTAACGTAATGGCCATTCGCCAAGGTGAAGAGATGAACATCTCCCCCCGTGCAGAGGACCGCTTGGTCGATGGGGATGTTCTTGTAATCGTTGGACATAAGGATAACTTGACGAAGCTGGAGATTGCGTATCAGTAG
- a CDS encoding RNA methyltransferase — MEIMSPQNTRVKEWAGLQEKKHRDKARKYIVEGVHLVQEALLAEADVECLAYDLDKGMPAELKGLLQAVQGMEVIGVSAAIISKCSSTNTPQPVFAIVRKEQQAVEAILSKKDSLVVVLDGVQDPGNVGTIIRSADAAGADGVILGQGCADLYNPKTIRSTMGSMFHLPVVEGDLSEILPQARDNGALLVSTSLQGEESCYQHDFHGSQWLLIGSEGKGISQETARLVDKSIIIPMAGRAESLNAAMAATILLFEGMRQRGSLTNNNSSCV; from the coding sequence ATGGAAATCATGTCTCCGCAAAATACGCGGGTTAAAGAATGGGCCGGGCTGCAAGAGAAAAAGCATCGTGACAAGGCTCGTAAATATATCGTAGAGGGCGTCCATCTAGTACAGGAAGCGCTGCTGGCTGAAGCAGATGTGGAATGCCTTGCCTATGACCTCGACAAAGGAATGCCCGCTGAACTCAAGGGGCTGCTTCAGGCCGTTCAGGGCATGGAAGTGATTGGCGTCTCGGCGGCCATCATCTCGAAATGCAGCAGCACCAATACACCGCAGCCGGTGTTCGCAATCGTACGGAAGGAACAGCAGGCGGTAGAGGCTATCCTATCGAAGAAGGATAGTCTAGTGGTTGTCCTGGACGGGGTCCAGGACCCCGGCAATGTCGGCACTATCATCCGCAGCGCGGATGCAGCGGGAGCAGACGGAGTGATCCTCGGCCAAGGCTGTGCCGACCTCTATAACCCGAAGACCATCCGTTCCACGATGGGCTCGATGTTCCATCTCCCGGTGGTAGAGGGAGATTTAAGTGAGATTTTGCCGCAGGCCCGGGACAATGGAGCGCTGCTGGTGAGCACTTCACTGCAAGGGGAAGAATCGTGCTATCAGCATGATTTTCATGGCAGCCAGTGGCTGCTGATTGGCAGCGAGGGCAAGGGCATCTCGCAGGAAACGGCGCGACTCGTGGACAAGAGTATCATCATCCCGATGGCGGGCAGAGCAGAATCGCTAAATGCGGCTATGGCTGCGACGATTTTGCTGTTTGAGGGGATGCGGCAGCGGGGGAGTTTAACAAACAATAATTCCAGTTGTGTGTGA